From a single Nothobranchius furzeri strain GRZ-AD chromosome 7, NfurGRZ-RIMD1, whole genome shotgun sequence genomic region:
- the tram1 gene encoding translocating chain-associated membrane protein 1, giving the protein MPIRKKTNKNPPVLSHEFVIQNHADIVSCVAMVFLLGLMFEVTSKFAVIFITVQYNVTISTNDGPEETAVNHFHHGIKDLATVFFYMLVAIIMHAIIQEYVLDKINRKKHFSKTKHSKFNESGQLSAFYLFSFSWGTSILLSENFLSNPVSLWKGYPHTLMPFQMKFFFICQLSYWLHSLPELYFQKTKKEDIPRQLVYISLYLVHIAGAYVLNLNRLGLVLLVLHYFVELLFHVSRLVYFSNENRQMGFTVWAVLFVLARLLTLSLSVLTVGFGLSTAENQGFDLAAGNFNIFFVRITVLSAICCTQAFMMWKFINFQLRRWREHSDAQSLKKKQAPSKGKSKKDKVNGVNGVNFHGADSPRSRKEKSS; this is encoded by the exons ATGCCGATCCGAAAGAAGACCAACAAGAACCCGCCGGTGTTGAGCCACGAGTTTGTCATCCAGAACCATGCAGATATTGTTTCCTGTGTTGCTATGGTGTTCCTCCTCGGGCTGATGTTTGAG GTCACCTCAAAGTTTGCAGTGATATTCATTACTGTCCAGTACAATGTGACCATCTCAACAAACG ACGGCCCGGAGGAGACGGCGGTGAACCACTTCCACCACGGCATCAAGGACTTGGCCACGGTTTTCTTCTACATGCTGGTGGCCATCATCATGCACGCCATCATCCAGGAGTATGTGCTGGAT AAAATCAACAGGAAGAAGCACTTCTCCAAAACCAAGCACAGCAAGTTCAACGAGTCGGGCCAGCTCAGCGCCTTCTACTTGTTCTCCTTCAGCTGGGGCACGAGCATCCTGCTTTCT GAGAACTTCCTGTCCAACCCCGTTTCTCTGTGGAAGGGTTATCCTCACACACTGATGCC ATTCCAGATGAAGTTTTTCTTCATTTGCCAGCTGAGCTACTGGCTGCACTCTCTCCCAGAACTTTACTTCCAAAAGACAAAGAAA GAGGATATTCCACGTCAGCTCGTGTACATCTCCCTGTACCTGGTCCACATCGCTGGCGCCTACGTTCTGAA TCTGAACCGTCTGGGCCTGGTTTTGCTGGTGCTGCACTATTTTGTGGAGCTGCTGTTCCACGTTTCCCGCCTGGTCTACTTTAGCAACGAGAACAGACAAATGGG TTTCACCGTTTGGGCTGTCTTGTTTGTCCTCGCGCGGCTGCTCACCCTGTCCCTGTCTGTCCTCACCGTGGGCTTTGGCCTCTCCACGGCTGAGAATCAAGGCTTCGATTTGGCTGCTGGGAActtcaacattttctttgttcg CATCACCGTCCTGTCAGCCATCTGCTGCACACAAGCCTTCATGATGTGGAAGTTCATCAACTTCCAGCTCCGTCGATGGAGAGAGCACTCCGATGCCCAGAGCTTGAAAAAGAAACAAGCTCCTTCCAAGGGCAAATCGAAGAAAGACAAAG TCAACGGTGTAAATGGAGTGAACTTTCATGGCGCCGATTCACCAAGATCAAGAAAAGAGAAATCATCATAA